The following proteins are co-located in the Calliphora vicina chromosome 2, idCalVici1.1, whole genome shotgun sequence genome:
- the GlyP gene encoding glycogen phosphorylase — MSKPQSDADKRKQISVRGIAEVGNVTEVKKNFNRHLHYTLVKDRNVATLRDYYFALANTVKDNMVGRWIRTQQHYYEKDPKRVYYLSLEYYMGRSLQNTMINLGVQSECEEAMYQLGLDIECLEEMEEDAGLGNGGLGRLAACFLDSMATLGLAAYGYGIRYEYGIFAQKIRNGEQAEEPDDWLRFGNPWEKARPEFMLPVNFYGRVIDTPEGKKWVDTQIVYAMPYDNPIPGYGNNYVNTLRLWSAKSPVDFNLKFFNDGDYIQAVLDRNLAENISRVLYPNDNFFEGKELRLKQEYFMCAATLQDIIRRYKASKFGSREAVRTNFDHFPEKVAIQLNDTHPSLAIPELMRILIDEEHLTWEKAWDITVRTCAYTNHTVLPEALERWPVSMLESILPRHLQIIYHINFLHMENVKKHYPDDMERMRRMSCVEEDGEKRINMAHLSIVGSHAVNGVAAIHSQILKDDLFHLFYEMEPHKFQNKTNGITPRRWLLLCNPGLSDLICEKIGNEWPVHLDQLVALKKWAKDPNFQRNVARVKQENKLKLAQILEKDYGVKVNPASMFDIQVKRIHEYKRQLLNCLHIITLYNRIKKDPTAQFTPRTIMIGGKAAPGYYVAKQIIKLICAVGNVVNNDPIVGDKLKVIFLENYRVTLAEKIMPAADLSEQISTAGTEASGTGNMKFQLNGALTIGTLDGANVEMAEEMGNENIFIFGMTVTEVEALKKKGYNAYDYYNSNPEIKQCVDQIAGGFFSPGNPNEFKNIADILLKYDHYYLLADYGAYIKAQDQVSKTYQNQAKWLEMSINNIASSGKFSSDRTIAEYAREIWGVEPTWQKLPAPEDAPAH, encoded by the exons cGTGTCTATTATCTTTCTTTGGAGTATTATATGGGCCGCTCGCTGCAAAACACCATGATCAACTTGGGTGTCCAAAGCGAATGCGAAGAAGCCATGTATCAGTTGGGTCTCGATATTGAGTGCTTGGAGGAAATGGAAGAAGATGCTGGTTTGGGTAACGGTGGCTTGGGTCGTTTGGCTGCCTGTTTCCTTGATTCCATGGCCACCTTGGGTTTGGCTGCTTACGGTTATGGTATTCGTTATGAATACGGTATTTTCGCCCAAAAGATCAGGAACGGCGAGCAAGCTGAGGAGCCCGATGATTGGTTGCGTTTTGGTAACCCCTGGGAAAAGGCCAGACCTGAATTCATGTTGCCCGTGAATTTCTATGGCCGTGTTATTGATACACCCGAAGGCAAGAAGTGGGTAGACACACAGATTGTTTACGCCATGCCCTATGATAACCCCATTCCCGGCTATGGCAACAACTATGTCAACACCTTGAGATTGTGGTCGGCTAAGTCACCAGttgatttcaatttgaaattct TCAACGATGGTGATTATATCCAAGCCGTTTTGGATCGTAATTTGGCTGAGAATATTTCTCGTGTCTTGTATCCCAACGATAACTTCTTCGAGGGCAAGGAATTGCGTTTGAAACAAGAATACTTCATGTGTGCCGCCACATTGCAAGATATCATCAGACGTTATAAGGCTTCCAAGTTCGGTTCTCGCGAAGCTGTTCGCACCAACTTCGACCACTTCCCCGAGAAGGTGGCCATTCAATTGAATGATACCCATCCTTCATTGGCCATTCCTGAACTTATGCGCATCTTGATCGACGAAGAACATTTGACCTGGGAAAAGGCATGGGATATCACCGTACGCACCTGTGCCTACACCAACCATACCGTCCTTCCCGAAGCTTTGGAACGCTGGCCCGTTTCCATGCTTGAGTCCATTTTGCCTCGTCACTTGCAAATTATCTATCACATTAACTTCTTGCACATGGAGAACGTCAAGAAACACTACCCCGATGATATGGAGCGTATGCGCCGTATGTCTTGCGTAGAAGAGGATGGTGAGAAACGCATCAACATGGCTCATTTGTCCATTGTTGGTTCTCATGCCGTCAACGGTGTAGCCGCTATTCACTCTCAAATCTTGAAGGATGATCTTTTCCATTTGTTCTACGAGATGGAACCTCACAAGTTCCAAAACAAGACCAATGGTATTACTCCTCGTCGTTGGTTGTTGCTCTGCAACCCCGGCTTGTCTGATTTGATCTGTGAAAAGATCGGCAACGAGTGGCCCGTACATTTGGATCAATTGGTTGCATTGAAGAAGTGGGCTAAGGATCCCAACTTCCAACGCAATGTTGCCCGCGTCAAGCAAGAGAACAAATTGAAGTTGGCTCAAATTTTGGAGAAGGATTATGGTGTCAAGGTCAATCCTGCCTCTATGTTCGATATTCAAGTCAAGCGTATCCACGAGTACAAACGTCAATTGTTGAACTGCTTGCACATCATCACTTTGTACAATCGCATCAAGAAGGATCCCACCGCTCAATTTACTCCACGTACCATTATGATCGGTGGCAAGGCTGCCCCTGGTTACTATGTCGCCAAACAAATCATTAAATTGATTTGCGCCGTCGGCAATGTAGTCAACAACGATCCTATTGTTGGTGATAAACTCAAGGTCATCTTCCTTGAAAACTACCGCGTCACCTTGGCCGAGAAGATTATGCCCGCTGCTGATTTGTCCGAACAAATCTCCACCGCTGGTACAGAAGCTTCCGGTACTGGCAACATGAAATTCCAGTTGAACGGTGCCTTGACTATTGGTACTTTGGATGGTGCTAATGTTGAGATGGCCGAAGAGATGGGTAATGAGAATATCTTCATTTTTGGTATGACCGTCACTGAGGTAGAAGCTCTTAAGAAGAAGGGTTACAATGCTTACGATTACTACAACAGCAATCCTGAGATTAAGCAATGTGTTGATCAAATCGCTGGAGGTTTCTTCAGTCCCGGCAATCCCAATGAATTCAAGAATATTGCTGACATTCTATTGAAATACGATCACTACTACTTGTTGGCCGATTATGGTGCTTACATTAAGGCTCAAGATCAAGTCTCTAAAACTTACCAG AACCAAGCTAAATGGTTGGAAATGTCCATTAACAACATCGCTTCCAGCGGTAAATTCTCTTCAGATCGTACCATTGCTGAATACGCTCGTGAAATCTGGGGTGTTGAGCCAACTTGGCAAAAATTGCCCGCTCCTGAAGACGCTCCTGCCCATTAA